The Streptomyces sp. NBC_00162 genome window below encodes:
- a CDS encoding MBL fold metallo-hydrolase: MRERTDAPAAAPVRTAAATRPPAAAPPRPAAARPLGEHRHWPRSFADRLTTPLPGVRGFARLAREGALRPGPEGLRGIPDLPYEPAPLPPADRGSVCVTWAGHASWVLRTGGLTVLTDPVWSRRILGTPSRMTPVGVRWEDLPPVDAVVISHNHYDHLDAPTLKRLPRHTALFVPAGLARWFRRRGFTRVTELDWWEAAELDGVRFEFVPAHHWSKRSLIDTCRSLWGGWILTDTRSPAPRTLYFAGDTGYGHWFGEIGRRHPGIDLALLPIGAYAPRWWLGDVHADPEEAVQACLDLGARRMAPMHWAAFVLSAEPVMEPLHRVRAAWSRAALPREDLWDLPIGASRTLGPDWA; encoded by the coding sequence ATGAGGGAACGGACGGACGCCCCCGCCGCCGCGCCCGTACGGACCGCTGCCGCCACCCGGCCGCCCGCGGCGGCCCCGCCGCGACCCGCGGCTGCGCGCCCGCTCGGTGAACACCGGCACTGGCCCCGCTCCTTCGCGGACCGGCTCACCACCCCGCTCCCCGGTGTCCGCGGCTTCGCCCGGCTCGCCCGCGAGGGCGCGTTGCGGCCCGGCCCGGAAGGGCTGCGCGGCATCCCCGACCTGCCGTACGAGCCGGCCCCGCTGCCCCCGGCCGACCGGGGGTCGGTCTGCGTCACATGGGCCGGGCACGCCAGCTGGGTGCTGCGGACCGGCGGGCTGACCGTACTGACCGACCCCGTCTGGTCCCGGCGGATCCTCGGCACCCCGTCCCGGATGACGCCCGTGGGGGTGCGCTGGGAGGACCTCCCGCCGGTGGACGCGGTGGTCATCAGCCACAACCACTACGACCACCTCGACGCGCCCACCCTCAAGCGGCTGCCGCGGCACACCGCCCTCTTCGTCCCGGCCGGCCTGGCCCGCTGGTTCCGCCGCCGCGGCTTCACCCGGGTCACCGAGCTCGACTGGTGGGAGGCGGCCGAACTCGACGGCGTGCGCTTCGAGTTCGTACCGGCCCACCACTGGTCGAAGCGCTCGCTGATCGACACCTGCCGGTCCCTGTGGGGCGGCTGGATCCTCACCGACACCCGCAGTCCGGCGCCGCGCACGCTCTACTTCGCGGGCGACACGGGCTACGGCCACTGGTTCGGGGAGATCGGCCGCCGCCACCCCGGCATCGACCTCGCACTCCTGCCCATCGGCGCCTACGCCCCGCGCTGGTGGCTCGGCGACGTCCACGCCGACCCCGAGGAGGCCGTACAGGCCTGCCTCGACCTCGGCGCCCGGCGGATGGCCCCCATGCACTGGGCCGCCTTCGTGCTGTCCGCCGAGCCGGTCATGGAACCCCTGCACCGCGTCCGGGCCGCCTGGTCCCGCGCGGCCCTGCCCCGCGAGGACCTCTGGGACCTCCCGATCGGCGCCTCCCGCACCCTCGGCCCGGACTGGGCCTAG
- a CDS encoding DUF5107 domain-containing protein → MATTVRRAVLTLPAAPLGPENPLPALRAPDGVHTLDERSRDGLPRDMARQIGYEPLRSLLPVRIRDGYGRGRSEREFESIVIENEHLRVTVLPGLGGRVHSLVHLPTGRELLYRNPVFQPANFALNGAWFSGGIEWNTGATGHTTLSCAPLHAALVPAPDGGVMVRLWEWERLRDLPFQVDLWLPEDSEFLYVGVRVRNPHERPAPVYWWSNIAVPEDEGTRVLAPADEAWNFGYERSLRRIPVPEWEGADRTYPLRSEYPADFFYEVRDGARPWIASLDAAGQGLVQTSTGRLRGRKLFVWGAGGGGRRWQEWLTEPGTGGYAEIQAGLARTQLEHVRLEGGAEFSWLEAYGPLAAEPAAVHGADWASARGAAQDALDSVLPRERVDAAYEAWRGCADTEPGERLAAGSGWGALEVLCGGFKLPGTPFGESTLGEAQEPWLELWRTGVFPAPRRVAPPGPSLVAAHWRDMLETAPAEPLTEYHLGVAQWHAGDVAQAVRSWERGLALAPSRWPLLRCLAVADALAGDRARAADGYAEAFDDLAGESRGGEPWTAAESALGQEAMAALLAAGRLPETRRVWDRLRPALREQGRFRLLAARLLAAEGHVAAARRVFEDGFALPDLREGEETLGEVWSALTDRPLPPRYDFRMRPPG, encoded by the coding sequence ATGGCCACCACCGTCCGACGCGCCGTACTGACCCTTCCCGCAGCCCCGTTGGGGCCCGAGAACCCGCTGCCCGCCCTGCGCGCGCCCGACGGGGTGCACACGCTGGACGAGCGGTCCCGCGACGGGCTGCCGCGCGACATGGCGCGGCAGATCGGGTACGAGCCGCTGCGCTCGCTGCTGCCGGTCCGGATCCGCGACGGGTACGGACGGGGGCGGTCCGAGCGGGAGTTCGAGTCGATCGTCATCGAGAACGAGCATCTGCGGGTCACCGTCCTGCCGGGGCTCGGCGGGCGGGTCCACTCCCTCGTGCACCTGCCCACCGGGCGCGAACTGCTCTACCGCAACCCGGTGTTCCAGCCGGCCAACTTCGCCCTCAACGGTGCCTGGTTCTCCGGCGGCATCGAATGGAACACCGGCGCCACCGGGCACACCACCCTCTCCTGCGCCCCGCTGCACGCCGCACTCGTCCCGGCCCCGGACGGCGGCGTGATGGTCCGGCTGTGGGAGTGGGAGCGGCTGCGCGACCTGCCCTTCCAGGTGGACCTGTGGCTGCCCGAGGACTCGGAGTTCCTCTACGTCGGCGTCCGCGTGCGCAATCCGCACGAACGGCCCGCGCCCGTCTACTGGTGGTCCAACATCGCCGTCCCCGAGGACGAGGGCACCCGCGTCCTCGCCCCCGCCGACGAGGCCTGGAACTTCGGCTACGAGCGCTCGCTGCGCCGCATCCCCGTACCGGAGTGGGAGGGCGCGGACCGCACCTACCCGCTGCGCAGCGAGTACCCGGCCGACTTCTTCTACGAGGTCCGGGACGGGGCCCGGCCCTGGATCGCCTCGCTGGACGCCGCCGGGCAGGGGCTGGTGCAGACCTCCACCGGGCGGCTGCGCGGGCGCAAGCTGTTCGTCTGGGGCGCGGGCGGCGGCGGCCGCCGGTGGCAGGAGTGGCTGACCGAGCCGGGCACGGGCGGCTACGCGGAGATCCAGGCGGGGCTGGCCCGCACCCAGCTGGAGCACGTACGGCTCGAGGGCGGGGCGGAGTTCAGCTGGCTGGAGGCGTACGGGCCGCTGGCCGCGGAGCCCGCCGCGGTGCACGGGGCCGACTGGGCGTCGGCCCGCGGCGCGGCTCAGGACGCGCTGGACTCCGTACTGCCCCGGGAGCGGGTGGACGCGGCGTACGAGGCGTGGCGCGGCTGCGCGGACACCGAGCCGGGGGAGCGGCTGGCGGCGGGGTCCGGCTGGGGCGCGCTGGAGGTGCTGTGCGGCGGCTTCAAGCTGCCGGGCACCCCCTTCGGGGAGTCCACGCTCGGCGAGGCCCAGGAGCCGTGGCTGGAGCTGTGGCGCACGGGGGTCTTCCCGGCCCCGCGCCGGGTGGCGCCGCCGGGGCCCAGCCTGGTCGCCGCGCACTGGCGGGACATGCTGGAGACGGCCCCGGCGGAACCGCTGACCGAGTACCACCTGGGCGTGGCCCAGTGGCACGCCGGAGACGTGGCCCAGGCGGTGCGGAGCTGGGAGCGCGGGCTGGCGCTGGCACCCTCGCGGTGGCCGCTGCTGCGCTGCCTGGCGGTGGCGGACGCGCTGGCCGGTGACCGGGCGAGGGCGGCCGACGGGTACGCGGAGGCCTTCGACGACCTGGCCGGCGAGAGCCGCGGCGGCGAGCCGTGGACGGCCGCGGAGTCCGCGCTCGGCCAGGAGGCGATGGCGGCCCTGCTGGCCGCCGGACGGCTGCCCGAGACGCGCCGGGTCTGGGACCGGCTGCGGCCCGCCCTGCGCGAGCAGGGCCGCTTCCGGCTCCTCGCCGCCCGCCTCCTGGCGGCGGAGGGCCATGTGGCGGCGGCCCGGCGGGTCTTCGAGGACGGGTTCGCCCTCCCGGACCTCCGGGAGGGTGAGGAAACCCTCGGCGAGGTCTGGTCGGCGCTCACGGACCGCCCGCTCCCGCCCCGCTACGACTTCCGCATGCGCCCGCCCGGTTAG
- a CDS encoding aminotransferase class I/II-fold pyridoxal phosphate-dependent enzyme produces MQRTTAEGRGPVRFGPPPPEPGLPVLPELVAVLAAAAGRSAPEPPGGGEAVREAACRHWGRRGLTTAPENVAAGPGAPALLLALLGAYGGDVMLPRPCPAWWTPQVRLLGRRAYHVPPPAECGGIPDPYALLETVRRVRAEGGDPRVLLLSVADDPTATVPPPEILREACEAAESAGLFVVSDESWRDTVHRPHDTLVLSPAEMLPDRAAVLVDLSGALLPAGWPAAVVRFPDTPRGTWLRARTLDVLTATGAFVAGPVAGAAAHALDEPDRVAARAYAAAAMHGAVAAAAHRELLAVGALARPPQAGRHLYADLTPLREGLARHGVGDAMELEDWLGGRLGAPTPGGQRFADEPVALRVRLSTGPLLGATPEERLAALTARDPLALPHVRRSLDLLGSVLAGLV; encoded by the coding sequence ATGCAGCGCACGACGGCGGAAGGCCGCGGCCCGGTCCGGTTCGGCCCGCCCCCGCCCGAACCCGGCCTGCCCGTACTGCCAGAACTCGTCGCCGTCCTCGCCGCGGCCGCCGGGCGCTCCGCCCCCGAACCCCCCGGCGGCGGGGAGGCCGTCCGCGAGGCCGCCTGCCGCCACTGGGGGCGCCGCGGGCTGACCACCGCCCCGGAGAACGTGGCCGCCGGCCCCGGAGCCCCCGCGCTGCTGCTCGCGCTGCTCGGCGCCTACGGGGGCGACGTGATGCTGCCCCGGCCCTGTCCCGCCTGGTGGACCCCGCAGGTCCGGCTGCTGGGCCGGCGGGCCTACCACGTGCCGCCCCCCGCCGAGTGCGGCGGCATCCCGGACCCCTACGCCCTGCTGGAGACCGTACGGCGGGTGCGCGCCGAGGGCGGCGATCCGCGCGTGCTGCTCCTGTCGGTCGCCGACGACCCGACCGCGACCGTGCCGCCGCCCGAGATACTGCGCGAGGCCTGCGAGGCCGCCGAATCCGCCGGACTCTTCGTCGTCAGCGACGAGAGCTGGCGCGACACCGTCCACCGGCCGCACGACACCCTGGTCCTGAGCCCCGCCGAGATGCTCCCCGACCGGGCGGCCGTCCTCGTCGACCTGTCCGGGGCGCTGCTGCCCGCCGGCTGGCCCGCCGCCGTGGTCCGCTTCCCCGACACCCCCCGCGGGACCTGGCTGCGCGCCCGCACCCTCGACGTCCTCACCGCCACCGGCGCGTTCGTCGCCGGCCCCGTCGCCGGGGCCGCCGCGCACGCCCTCGACGAACCCGACCGCGTCGCCGCACGGGCCTACGCGGCCGCCGCCATGCACGGCGCGGTCGCCGCCGCCGCGCACCGGGAACTCCTCGCCGTCGGGGCGCTGGCCCGGCCCCCGCAGGCCGGACGGCACCTCTACGCCGACCTGACCCCGCTGCGGGAGGGACTCGCCCGGCACGGAGTCGGCGACGCCATGGAGCTGGAGGACTGGCTCGGCGGCCGGCTCGGCGCGCCCACCCCCGGAGGGCAGCGGTTCGCGGACGAACCGGTCGCCCTGCGCGTGAGGCTGTCGACCGGGCCGCTGCTCGGCGCCACCCCGGAGGAACGCCTCGCCGCGCTCACCGCCCGCGACCCGCTCGCGCTGCCGCACGTACGGCGCTCCCTGGACCTCCTCGGATCCGTCCTGGCCGGGCTCGTCTGA
- a CDS encoding TIGR03086 family metal-binding protein encodes MPHTLLEQHAEALKLFGERLRAVADDQWDAPTPCAEWSVRDLVNHVTGEQLWIPPLVAEGRTVEELGDAFSGDVLGEDPVAAWDKASAAAHAAFAAPGALDRTVRLSYGPALGSAYCSELTADCVVHTWDLARGTGADDRLPDGLVEFSIKEVMPYADGLAASGMYAAPLEVPAGANAQTRLLGLLGRRG; translated from the coding sequence ATGCCGCACACGCTGCTGGAACAGCACGCCGAGGCGCTGAAGCTCTTCGGCGAGCGTCTGCGCGCCGTCGCGGACGACCAGTGGGACGCGCCGACCCCGTGCGCGGAGTGGAGCGTGCGGGATCTGGTCAACCATGTCACCGGGGAGCAGCTCTGGATCCCGCCGCTGGTCGCCGAGGGCCGCACGGTCGAGGAGCTGGGCGACGCGTTCTCCGGCGACGTGCTGGGCGAGGACCCGGTAGCCGCATGGGACAAGGCCTCCGCCGCCGCGCACGCCGCCTTCGCCGCCCCCGGGGCGCTCGACCGGACCGTCCGGCTCTCCTACGGGCCCGCGCTCGGCTCGGCGTACTGCTCCGAGCTGACCGCCGACTGCGTGGTGCACACCTGGGACCTCGCCCGGGGGACCGGCGCGGACGACCGGCTTCCGGACGGGCTCGTCGAGTTCTCCATCAAGGAGGTCATGCCGTACGCCGACGGGCTCGCGGCGAGCGGCATGTACGCGGCTCCGCTCGAGGTTCCGGCCGGGGCGAACGCACAGACGAGGCTGCTGGGACTGCTGGGGAGGCGGGGCTGA